One Mya arenaria isolate MELC-2E11 chromosome 5, ASM2691426v1 genomic window carries:
- the LOC128233715 gene encoding uncharacterized protein LOC128233715, with protein sequence MVVTWSAWCIHPCIVIVFLCLMPVHGFVVGTTPSQAAFGLANAEVNMALYQKCKGICVNGLPCPPECMNVLNVWSLRPGPVDETVAAPKPDTYTQTHKPTGTNSMKNYTHGHYSASLDIEKANDNSSTPITLKPAQVVSHGALETALHTSSSHQIGSATGSQSQIAHNMSVIHGEGFHKGQVIGRRSNMRFRD encoded by the exons ATGGTCGTCACATGGTCAGCATGGTGTATCCACCCATGTATTGTCATAGTGTTTCTTTGTTTGATGCCAGTACACGGATTCGTCGTCGGAACAACACCATCACAGGCTGCGTTCGGTCTCGCGAATGCTGAGGTCAACATGGCCCTCTATCAGAAATGCAAAGGAATATGTGTAAA TGGTCTGCCCTGTCCACCAGAATGCATGAACGTATTGAACGTGTGGAGTTTACGACCCGGCCCAGTCGATGAAACAGTTGCAGCCCCTAAACCTGACACTTACACGCAAACACATAAACCTACTGGCACCAATTCTATGAAAAACTACACTCATGGCCATTATTCTGCGTCATTGGATATCGAGAAGGCCAATGACAACAGTTCGACTCCTATAACTCTGAAACCTGCTCAGGTAGTATCACATGGCGCACTAGAGACTGCACTACACACATCAAGCAGCCACCAGATAGGGTCAGCAACCGGAAGCCAAAGTCAGATAGCCCACAACATGTCGGTTATCCACGGGGAAGGCTTCCATAAGGGACAAGTTATTGGGAGAAG GTCAAATATGAGATTCAGGGATTGa